The Mycolicibacterium smegmatis genome has a window encoding:
- a CDS encoding formate dehydrogenase subunit gamma, translated as MKRTTTGETSVATLVREIAADHRDHRGPLLPILHAVQERLGCVPAEAVPVLAEELNLSRADVHGVITFYHDFRSEPAGRTTVRVCRAEACQALGASRLVAHLQDRHGVQLGDTTDDGTLTAEQVFCLGNCALGPSAQVDGRLYGRLDEARLSALIDSAVTR; from the coding sequence ATGAAACGCACGACCACCGGGGAGACCAGCGTGGCGACCCTGGTCCGTGAGATCGCCGCCGACCATCGCGACCACCGCGGGCCGCTGCTGCCGATCCTGCACGCGGTCCAGGAGAGGCTGGGATGTGTGCCCGCCGAGGCCGTCCCCGTGCTCGCCGAAGAACTCAACCTGTCCCGTGCCGATGTGCACGGGGTCATCACCTTCTACCACGACTTCCGCTCGGAACCTGCCGGGCGCACGACGGTCCGCGTGTGCCGCGCCGAGGCCTGCCAGGCCCTGGGCGCCTCGCGGCTGGTCGCACATCTGCAGGACCGGCACGGGGTGCAACTGGGGGACACCACCGATGACGGAACGCTCACGGCCGAGCAGGTCTTCTGCCTCGGCAACTGCGCACTGGGCCCGTCGGCCCAGGTGGACGGCAGGCTCTACGGACGGCTCGACGAGGCGCGCCTGTCGGCCCTCATCGATTCGGCGGTGACGCGATGA